One Brevibacillus choshinensis genomic window carries:
- a CDS encoding HpcH/HpaI aldolase family protein, whose product MMRNTVKQKILNGEKVVGAFLGFYSPEIVEMLGYSGFEFIVIDDEHGAFSPRDLENMIRAAESVNLVPIVRVSYDPSCIQKALDRGAKGIQVPMVNTKEEAELVVKRVKFPPIGQRGAAFITRPARYGRDHGKPFLDAEDENVLIIVQIETPQAVDNFEVIISVPGIDMAFIGPTDLSIFMGYKEEGAKHPEVQKVISELRERARQRNIPLGTIAGSHAGVRQELQDGTAFVAVIVTSVMMNAFTDVVEVGRKQNQ is encoded by the coding sequence ATGATGAGAAATACCGTGAAGCAAAAAATACTAAATGGGGAAAAAGTGGTAGGCGCCTTTCTCGGCTTCTATAGTCCCGAGATCGTAGAAATGCTGGGATACTCCGGGTTTGAGTTTATCGTCATCGATGATGAGCACGGGGCATTTAGCCCGAGAGATCTGGAGAACATGATTCGAGCAGCAGAATCGGTCAATCTCGTTCCCATCGTTCGAGTCTCCTATGACCCGTCCTGCATTCAAAAAGCACTGGACCGCGGAGCAAAAGGAATACAAGTGCCGATGGTCAACACGAAGGAAGAGGCTGAGCTTGTCGTCAAGCGGGTGAAGTTTCCGCCTATCGGACAGAGAGGCGCTGCATTCATCACGCGACCCGCACGCTACGGACGGGACCATGGGAAACCTTTCCTTGATGCGGAAGATGAAAATGTACTGATCATCGTCCAGATCGAAACGCCGCAAGCCGTAGATAACTTCGAGGTGATTATCAGCGTGCCTGGAATTGACATGGCGTTTATCGGGCCTACGGACTTGTCCATTTTTATGGGCTACAAAGAAGAGGGTGCCAAGCATCCGGAAGTCCAGAAAGTGATCTCGGAGCTGCGCGAGCGGGCTCGCCAAAGGAACATACCCCTTGGTACCATTGCCGGAAGTCATGCGGGAGTAAGGCAGGAGCTGCAAGATGGAACAGCGTTTGTCGCGGTCATCGTCACCTCTGTCATGATGAATGCTTTCACGGATGTTGTGGAAGTGGGACGCAAACAGAATCAGTAG
- a CDS encoding GNAT family N-acetyltransferase, producing the protein MEVVTTEQWSESLWSEAEPIYYAAFPEHGRKKREIIRNMFSKQLCVLHLVKIEDQPVAMALTGNTEHSPALIIDYFAVREDQRGKGVGTLFLESIQRWAKAQGTYKLLLIEVEAQDNQTNQKRAQFWANVGFIETAYVHQYIWVPEPYRAMYLPLGNGPFSTEGEHLFSYITRFHKESFTKTQT; encoded by the coding sequence ATGGAAGTCGTGACCACTGAGCAATGGTCCGAGAGCTTATGGAGCGAGGCGGAGCCCATTTACTACGCTGCATTTCCTGAGCATGGAAGAAAAAAGCGCGAAATCATTCGGAACATGTTCAGCAAACAGCTGTGCGTGCTGCATCTGGTTAAAATCGAGGACCAGCCAGTGGCTATGGCTCTGACAGGAAATACGGAGCATAGTCCCGCCTTGATCATCGATTACTTCGCGGTTCGTGAAGATCAGAGGGGAAAGGGCGTAGGTACGCTTTTTTTGGAATCCATCCAACGCTGGGCGAAAGCACAAGGCACGTACAAACTGCTCTTGATTGAGGTGGAAGCGCAGGACAACCAGACCAACCAAAAGCGAGCGCAGTTTTGGGCAAACGTGGGATTTATAGAGACCGCTTATGTACACCAGTATATCTGGGTGCCTGAGCCGTATCGAGCGATGTATTTGCCCCTTGGGAACGGTCCGTTTTCAACGGAGGGAGAGCATTTGTTTTCGTACATCACGCGATTTCATAAAGAGAGCTTTACAAAAACGCAAACGTGA
- a CDS encoding PTS sugar transporter subunit IIA, translating to MSLSEYIGKDHIRIFEESLDQRELLRQLGDALIRTGAAREEYIDAVCKREQDYPTGLQTGEVNVAIPHADPEHHVLKPAIAIGVARRGVPFRNMADPATEISVQVVFLIAPEKGGTQLAILEQIMQLIQDQANMRKMMNAQGTDEVWSVLAQLVQVEEKS from the coding sequence GTGAGTTTGTCAGAATATATAGGCAAGGATCACATCCGCATATTTGAAGAATCGTTGGATCAAAGAGAGCTGCTGCGGCAATTGGGGGACGCACTCATTCGGACGGGGGCCGCGCGCGAGGAGTATATCGATGCCGTGTGTAAACGGGAGCAGGACTATCCTACAGGACTGCAAACCGGCGAAGTGAACGTCGCCATCCCTCATGCCGACCCGGAGCACCACGTTCTGAAACCGGCCATTGCGATCGGTGTGGCTCGGAGGGGCGTGCCATTTCGAAACATGGCTGACCCGGCCACCGAGATATCCGTGCAAGTCGTGTTTTTGATCGCACCGGAAAAAGGAGGTACCCAGCTTGCCATCCTGGAACAGATCATGCAGTTGATTCAAGATCAGGCGAATATGCGAAAAATGATGAATGCACAAGGAACGGATGAGGTATGGAGCGTGCTGGCTCAACTTGTGCAAGTGGAGGAGAAATCATGA
- a CDS encoding PTS sugar transporter subunit IIB, whose translation MNKKKVLVICGTGVATSTVVMQKLKAFLRDKGIDASLDQSKVIDLLNKAEQYDLIISTTAVPPSLAGKVINAVPLLTGIGKEQVYDEIEAKLKV comes from the coding sequence ATGAACAAGAAAAAAGTCCTTGTCATTTGTGGTACAGGTGTGGCTACTTCTACCGTCGTGATGCAAAAATTGAAAGCGTTTTTACGGGACAAAGGAATCGATGCCTCACTCGATCAATCCAAGGTCATCGATTTATTGAATAAGGCTGAGCAATATGATCTGATTATTTCCACAACGGCAGTGCCGCCGTCTTTGGCAGGGAAAGTCATCAATGCGGTGCCTTTGCTGACTGGGATCGGAAAAGAGCAAGTCTATGACGAGATCGAAGCCAAATTAAAGGTGTGA
- a CDS encoding PTS galactitol transporter subunit IIC, whose translation MDVIKYLVDLGPSVVLPVLIFLFGIILKTKPGEAFRAGLTVGIGFIGINLVIGLLMGSLGPAAQDMVKNLGIQLTIIDVGWPATSAIAFGSAVGALAIPIGLAVNLGMLVLGLTRTLNIDLWNLWHIAFTGSLVAVMSNNITLGILTSIAHAIILLVLADLTAKHVSAYYGYPNISFPHGTSTPYYLIALPLEKLFDRIPGFRNLKADPETIQKRLGLLGESTVLGLILGIIIALLAGWDLQKILDLGVKTAAVMLILPRMVSILMEGLIPISEAASEFVRKRFPGREVNIGMDSALAVGHPATIAASLLMIPIVLGLAVLMPGNKVLPFGDLATIPFIVCLMVPIFKGNVIRTVIGATISLAFGLLLATYISPLFTQAAKNAGFQFPEGANAISSLVDGAVPTTAIFLFGAKLGYIGIIGIAVIALAVAYLVQRKQKSSSQSASNTF comes from the coding sequence ATGGACGTCATCAAATACCTCGTCGACCTTGGCCCTTCGGTAGTTTTGCCGGTACTCATCTTCTTATTTGGGATCATCCTGAAAACAAAGCCAGGGGAAGCCTTCCGGGCAGGTCTGACCGTTGGGATTGGATTTATCGGGATCAACCTTGTGATTGGCTTATTGATGGGGAGCCTTGGACCTGCGGCGCAGGACATGGTGAAAAATTTGGGCATCCAGCTGACCATCATTGACGTCGGCTGGCCCGCTACATCGGCAATCGCTTTCGGCTCCGCGGTGGGGGCGCTGGCGATTCCCATCGGCCTGGCTGTCAATCTGGGCATGCTCGTATTGGGATTGACCCGGACATTGAATATCGATTTGTGGAATTTGTGGCACATTGCGTTTACGGGCTCCTTGGTTGCCGTCATGTCCAACAACATCACGCTCGGGATTCTGACATCGATTGCACACGCGATCATTCTTCTCGTGCTCGCAGATTTGACGGCCAAGCACGTGTCTGCCTACTACGGATACCCGAATATTTCGTTTCCGCACGGTACATCTACCCCGTACTACTTGATCGCACTCCCCCTGGAAAAGCTGTTTGATCGCATCCCTGGTTTCCGCAATCTGAAAGCTGACCCTGAGACCATTCAAAAACGCCTCGGACTTTTAGGGGAATCTACCGTTCTGGGACTCATTTTAGGTATTATCATCGCTCTGTTGGCAGGATGGGATTTGCAAAAAATATTGGATCTAGGTGTGAAAACGGCTGCTGTCATGCTCATTTTGCCGCGAATGGTCAGCATCCTGATGGAAGGTCTCATCCCGATTTCGGAAGCTGCGAGCGAATTTGTTCGTAAGCGCTTTCCTGGAAGGGAAGTCAATATTGGGATGGACTCCGCACTGGCAGTAGGGCATCCGGCTACCATCGCTGCCTCGCTCTTGATGATCCCCATCGTATTGGGCTTGGCCGTTTTGATGCCAGGAAACAAAGTCCTTCCTTTTGGCGATCTGGCTACTATTCCTTTCATTGTCTGCCTGATGGTGCCCATTTTCAAAGGCAATGTCATCCGCACCGTGATTGGCGCGACGATCTCTCTCGCATTCGGATTGCTTCTGGCGACGTACATTTCTCCGCTGTTTACCCAAGCTGCTAAAAATGCGGGCTTTCAGTTCCCGGAAGGTGCCAATGCGATCTCATCGCTTGTGGATGGTGCCGTTCCCACTACGGCCATCTTCCTGTTCGGAGCAAAGCTGGGGTATATAGGGATCATCGGCATTGCCGTCATCGCGCTGGCGGTCGCCTATCTGGTACAGCGCAAGCAGAAGAGCTCTTCCCAATCAGCGAGCAACACATTTTAG